The Gillisia sp. Hel_I_86 genome has a segment encoding these proteins:
- a CDS encoding GLPGLI family protein translates to MRHLIPLFTFFALSCCWSQNSEKVTDNLEYKITYLMTYQIDSTNIQRVESEEMVLYIGNNISRFSSAGKAIGDSLMNSIDRKSKSQANYAKIQSQIPPTSFDYYIYKRIPEGKLSFTRKIVKDNFKYIEDLDKIKWNIDADTKKINSYKVQKATTYYAGRNYTAWFTSEIPISDGPYKFNGLPGLILKISDNKNHYSFELLKLQKLEIPISISFNEKAYISTTKERFKRVKKEYDIDPIAALERTGMSFSFPSGERQRMQKEHLEELKNQNNPIELE, encoded by the coding sequence ATGAGACATTTAATTCCTTTATTCACTTTTTTTGCATTATCATGCTGTTGGTCACAAAACAGCGAAAAAGTAACAGATAACTTAGAATACAAAATCACTTATTTAATGACATATCAAATTGATTCTACAAATATTCAAAGAGTAGAATCAGAGGAAATGGTACTTTATATTGGAAACAATATATCTAGATTTTCAAGTGCAGGAAAGGCCATAGGAGATTCTTTAATGAACAGCATCGATAGAAAAAGTAAAAGCCAAGCTAATTATGCTAAAATTCAATCGCAGATACCTCCCACCAGTTTCGATTACTATATATATAAAAGAATTCCCGAGGGAAAATTATCTTTTACCAGAAAAATAGTTAAAGATAATTTTAAATATATTGAAGATTTAGATAAAATAAAATGGAATATTGATGCTGATACAAAAAAAATAAATAGCTACAAAGTTCAAAAAGCTACTACATATTATGCAGGCAGGAACTACACAGCTTGGTTTACATCTGAAATTCCAATTTCTGATGGTCCTTATAAATTCAACGGCTTACCAGGATTAATTCTGAAGATCAGTGACAATAAAAATCACTATAGTTTTGAACTATTAAAATTGCAAAAATTAGAAATTCCTATCTCGATTTCATTCAATGAAAAAGCATATATTTCAACCACCAAAGAAAGGTTCAAAAGAGTAAAAAAAGAGTACGATATAGATCCTATAGCAGCGTTAGAGAGAACAGGAATGTCGTTTTCTTTTCCTTCAGGGGAACGACAAAGAATGCAAAAAGAGCATTTGGAAGAACTTAAAAATCAAAATAATCCTATCGAACTTGAATAA
- a CDS encoding carboxypeptidase-like regulatory domain-containing protein, with the protein MKIKSCFLLLLLFIFYNGFSQTVITGEITDKDKQHLSGATITLSQDSTSNIIAYGISDSYGKFKIDVKTNSEYFFVKVAHLGFENWNNKFQNKTQHITVQLTESSEELKEVHIESKIIEKRGDTLSYSVSAFKNQKDRVIADVLKKMPGIEIRSSGQIYYQGEPIQKYYIEGLDLLEGRYNLANNNLSADDVSQVQILENHQPIKLLDSLEFSERASLNIKLKKKVTLTGSAELGSGISPILWKANITPMVFTKKQQAIFSYQGNNTGNDVSLEIRDFSFEDFGRQEFNINKRDWLSIRKIAAPSFSQERWLDNNVHLGSANYLIRLKKDIDLKINVSYLNDSQQQIGNTQTLFFTQNDTISISERVNNNFYIENLQSKFILEKNTDDNYLKNTLEINSFWDSQFGNIRTQDENILQALNNPFLAFRNKLKLLKPFGKQLITFVSNTGYTESSQNLNVNPGRYKELLNENQPYTATNQILKSSTFFTENSAGLTKGLKDITIAPEIGFAIQNQKLDSQLILIENNETDTLKGNFRNDLNFFSSSIYFTSKFIYKKNSWNIRLQTPFNYRIFNIEDRDLDKEQNLTRFTFEPDLFIKKEFSAFWEASIYANLKNNFGDVTNLYYGFILTDYRNLQRYNAPISENFQQNYSWRISYRNPINSIFASSSYSFSQTKNNLLYSNLINQNGATVFEALVKENYSNSHTLNLRGSKYFSKINTTLSLSSTFSSIEREQLLNERFADIQNQNLNFNAKLESEITDWLSTTYNADLSYLYTIIESRETEPIRTQSHSVDFFFYLSERQYLSANSEYYYNSISNRNRNNYFLNLNYQYTFKKPAFDLRASWNNVLNTNEFVRVSNSEFSYIQSTYRLRPTQLLVSLKFSF; encoded by the coding sequence ATGAAGATAAAATCCTGCTTTCTCCTTTTGTTGTTATTTATCTTTTATAACGGTTTTTCGCAAACAGTTATTACCGGGGAAATTACTGATAAAGACAAGCAACATTTGAGCGGGGCGACGATTACTTTAAGTCAAGATTCAACTTCAAATATAATTGCATATGGTATTTCAGATAGTTATGGCAAATTTAAGATAGATGTAAAGACTAATTCAGAATACTTTTTCGTCAAAGTTGCACACTTGGGCTTTGAAAATTGGAATAATAAATTTCAAAATAAAACCCAACATATTACAGTGCAACTTACAGAATCATCAGAAGAATTGAAAGAGGTGCATATAGAATCAAAAATAATCGAAAAAAGAGGGGACACCCTTAGTTATTCCGTTTCAGCTTTTAAAAATCAAAAAGACCGGGTAATAGCCGATGTGCTAAAAAAAATGCCAGGAATAGAAATACGCAGTTCAGGTCAAATTTACTACCAAGGGGAACCCATTCAGAAATATTATATAGAAGGCCTTGATCTTTTGGAAGGCAGGTATAACCTCGCCAACAATAACCTTTCGGCAGATGATGTATCACAGGTTCAAATACTGGAAAACCACCAACCCATAAAGCTATTGGACAGTCTGGAGTTTTCCGAAAGGGCTTCTTTAAATATAAAACTTAAAAAAAAAGTAACCCTCACAGGAAGTGCTGAACTGGGCAGCGGTATTTCACCCATTCTTTGGAAAGCAAATATTACCCCGATGGTTTTTACCAAAAAACAACAAGCAATTTTTTCTTATCAAGGCAACAATACAGGTAACGATGTATCTCTCGAGATCAGGGACTTTTCCTTTGAAGATTTTGGAAGACAGGAATTTAATATCAACAAAAGGGATTGGCTTTCAATTCGTAAAATTGCAGCGCCCTCTTTTTCCCAGGAACGCTGGTTGGACAATAATGTACATTTAGGATCAGCTAACTATTTGATTCGGCTTAAAAAGGATATTGACCTAAAGATAAACGTATCTTATTTGAACGATAGTCAACAACAAATAGGAAATACCCAAACCCTTTTCTTTACACAGAATGATACCATTTCTATTTCAGAAAGAGTGAATAATAATTTTTATATCGAAAACTTACAGTCTAAATTTATTTTGGAAAAGAACACGGATGATAATTACCTGAAAAACACATTGGAAATCAATAGTTTTTGGGATTCACAGTTTGGTAATATTCGTACCCAAGATGAAAATATCTTACAAGCACTCAACAACCCATTCTTGGCATTTAGAAATAAATTAAAACTTCTTAAACCATTCGGAAAACAACTAATTACCTTTGTATCTAATACCGGCTATACAGAATCCTCCCAAAATCTAAATGTAAATCCTGGTCGATACAAAGAATTATTGAATGAAAATCAGCCTTATACAGCAACAAATCAGATTTTAAAATCTTCTACTTTTTTTACCGAAAACTCCGCAGGCTTAACCAAAGGATTAAAAGATATTACTATTGCACCTGAGATTGGTTTCGCAATACAAAATCAAAAATTGGATAGTCAATTAATTCTAATTGAAAATAATGAAACTGATACCCTTAAGGGAAATTTTCGTAACGATCTCAATTTCTTTTCTTCAAGTATTTATTTTACAAGCAAGTTTATCTACAAGAAAAATAGCTGGAATATACGCCTTCAAACACCTTTCAATTATCGAATTTTTAATATTGAAGATCGTGATTTAGATAAAGAGCAAAACTTAACCCGCTTCACTTTTGAACCTGATTTATTTATTAAAAAAGAGTTTTCAGCATTTTGGGAAGCTAGCATATACGCAAATCTTAAGAATAATTTTGGCGATGTTACTAATTTATACTACGGATTTATCCTTACCGACTACCGGAATTTACAACGGTACAATGCACCAATATCAGAGAATTTTCAACAAAATTATAGCTGGCGAATTTCCTACCGTAATCCTATTAATTCCATTTTTGCCAGTAGCTCTTATTCATTTTCCCAAACAAAAAACAACCTTTTATATAGCAACCTTATAAATCAAAATGGAGCTACCGTTTTTGAAGCGTTGGTAAAGGAAAATTATTCTAATTCACATACTTTAAACCTTAGGGGCAGTAAATATTTTAGCAAAATCAATACTACTTTAAGTTTAAGCTCTACTTTTTCAAGCATTGAACGGGAACAATTGTTAAATGAGCGTTTTGCAGACATACAAAATCAAAATTTGAATTTTAATGCGAAATTGGAATCTGAAATTACAGATTGGTTAAGCACTACTTATAATGCTGATTTAAGTTATTTATACACTATTATAGAAAGTAGAGAGACTGAACCAATAAGAACTCAATCACATTCCGTAGATTTCTTCTTTTATTTAAGTGAGCGGCAATATTTAAGTGCAAATTCTGAATATTATTACAATAGTATTTCAAACAGAAATCGCAATAACTATTTCCTGAATTTAAATTATCAATACACCTTTAAAAAACCGGCTTTTGATTTAAGAGCTAGTTGGAATAATGTTTTAAATACCAATGAATTTGTGAGAGTATCTAATTCGGAGTTCTCATATATTCAGAGTACCTATAGACTTAGGCCTACCCAACTTCTGGTAAGTTTAAAATTTTCTTTTTAA
- a CDS encoding site-specific integrase — protein sequence MPNYTTFSVLFFVRKHHNETKKLFIYARVTVDGKRSEISLKRSISVNHWDASKGRAKGTTPKSRMLNQYLDQIYTKFLDCHKQLSSENKVISAQSIKARFYGNDEHQKTLLELMSYHNSHMKNVLKPGTMKNYRTTETYLKEFLKQKMSCNDIDIKQINYRFVTDFEQFLRQYSTKVSRKTCGNNGTMKHLERFKKMLNLSIRLEWLVKNPFDNFKFRFEKNERQYLSKRELQLVEGTEFTNSSLQKVKDVFIFSCYTGLSYVDIKELTIHQIIKGIDGSNWIYTKREKTDETVKVPLLPQAQNIMDQYADSIKDEFLFPVFSNQKVNKYLKEVMLQLKIKKTITFHSARHTFATTVTLSNGVPIETVSKLLGHTKLSTTQIYARVLENKLSEDMLLLKEKLGS from the coding sequence ATGCCTAATTACACTACCTTTTCCGTATTGTTCTTTGTTCGTAAACACCATAACGAGACAAAGAAATTATTTATTTATGCCCGGGTTACCGTAGATGGAAAACGCTCAGAGATCAGCCTAAAAAGATCAATTTCGGTGAATCATTGGGACGCCTCAAAAGGACGTGCCAAGGGAACTACTCCAAAATCTCGAATGCTAAATCAGTATTTAGACCAGATCTATACTAAATTCTTGGACTGCCACAAGCAACTTTCCTCAGAGAACAAAGTAATATCTGCCCAAAGTATCAAAGCTCGGTTCTACGGAAATGATGAACACCAGAAAACTTTGTTGGAATTAATGAGCTATCACAATTCCCATATGAAAAACGTGTTGAAGCCCGGAACGATGAAAAATTATCGTACCACCGAAACCTATTTAAAAGAGTTTTTAAAGCAGAAAATGAGCTGCAATGATATCGACATCAAACAGATCAACTATCGGTTCGTAACCGACTTTGAACAGTTCCTACGCCAATATTCTACTAAGGTTTCTCGCAAGACTTGTGGCAACAATGGCACCATGAAACATTTGGAACGTTTTAAAAAGATGTTGAATCTTTCAATCAGGCTGGAATGGCTGGTCAAAAACCCTTTTGACAATTTTAAATTCAGGTTCGAGAAAAACGAGCGGCAATATCTAAGCAAACGGGAACTTCAACTAGTAGAGGGCACTGAATTTACGAATAGCAGCTTACAAAAAGTTAAAGATGTTTTCATATTTTCCTGCTATACCGGGCTTTCTTATGTAGATATAAAAGAATTGACCATTCATCAGATTATTAAAGGGATCGATGGTAGCAACTGGATTTATACCAAACGTGAGAAAACAGACGAAACGGTAAAAGTGCCACTTTTGCCCCAGGCCCAAAATATTATGGATCAATATGCCGATAGTATAAAAGACGAATTTTTATTCCCGGTCTTTTCGAATCAAAAAGTCAACAAATATCTAAAAGAGGTGATGCTGCAATTGAAAATAAAAAAAACAATTACCTTTCATTCTGCCAGGCACACTTTTGCGACCACTGTTACCTTATCCAACGGGGTACCTATAGAAACGGTCTCTAAGCTTTTAGGACATACCAAATTATCTACCACCCAGATTTATGCACGGGTTTTAGAAAATAAGTTGAGTGAAGATATGTTGCTACTGAAAGAAAAACTAGGATCTTAA
- a CDS encoding GIY-YIG nuclease family protein has translation MLVYILFSEKSSRYYVGQTIDIKERLKRHNSGRVNSTKYGMPWKIVLQMEVSNRSEAMLLESKIKKRGAKRYINDHRGVA, from the coding sequence ATGTTAGTATACATTCTTTTTAGTGAAAAAAGTTCAAGGTATTATGTAGGACAAACTATAGATATCAAAGAAAGGTTGAAAAGACACAATTCAGGGAGAGTTAATTCTACAAAATATGGAATGCCCTGGAAGATTGTTTTGCAAATGGAGGTATCAAATCGTTCTGAAGCAATGCTTTTGGAAAGTAAGATCAAGAAACGAGGAGCAAAACGATATATAAATGACCATCGGGGTGTAGCGTAG
- a CDS encoding NAD(P)/FAD-dependent oxidoreductase: MKKEIAEILIIGAGPSGMVSASYLHNQGIKVLVVEKATFPRFQIGESLIPQCMDNLEEAGLLEAVKKAGFQKKFGARFIKDEKIGEFDFSEKHGEGWDWTWQVPRADFDNCLAQEAQRKGVKILFDTEVKSVEFEGSRSKTIVRNSNGELTEIHAGFIIDASGFGRVLAKQLHLEAPSQIAAHSSIFTHIQEPDRPKGKEGELITFEVLETQVWFWYFPFSNGNSSLGFVAPTEWFDQFSKDPELAMKEMIKKLKYYDHRFEDYDYLFKPIKIDNISRNVTQLYGDGFVLTGNSAEFLDPIFSSGVAFATVSGLLAAKLIVKERNGEKVNWEKEYVGYIKKGVDVFTSYVKEWYSGNLQNIIFHHDPNPEIKKQICAVLAGYVWDTSNPFVKKHDHILQNLSKLIELEEASSKSL; the protein is encoded by the coding sequence ATGAAAAAGGAAATTGCAGAAATTCTTATTATTGGCGCAGGTCCCTCAGGAATGGTCTCTGCCTCTTATCTTCATAATCAAGGAATAAAGGTGCTAGTGGTCGAAAAAGCTACTTTTCCCAGGTTTCAAATTGGGGAGAGTTTAATTCCGCAGTGCATGGATAACCTGGAAGAAGCCGGGTTATTGGAAGCTGTTAAGAAAGCTGGATTTCAAAAGAAATTCGGAGCTCGTTTTATTAAAGATGAAAAAATAGGAGAATTTGATTTCTCAGAAAAGCATGGTGAAGGTTGGGATTGGACCTGGCAGGTTCCCCGAGCCGACTTTGACAATTGCTTAGCGCAAGAAGCACAACGAAAAGGCGTTAAGATCTTGTTTGATACAGAGGTGAAAAGTGTCGAATTTGAAGGCAGTCGTTCTAAAACCATTGTTAGAAATTCCAATGGAGAACTTACCGAAATACATGCAGGATTCATTATAGATGCCAGTGGTTTTGGAAGAGTTTTAGCAAAACAATTACATCTGGAAGCGCCTTCACAAATTGCTGCCCATTCTTCAATTTTCACTCATATACAAGAACCCGATCGTCCTAAAGGAAAGGAAGGGGAACTCATCACTTTTGAAGTATTGGAAACTCAAGTTTGGTTTTGGTATTTTCCGTTTTCCAATGGAAATTCCAGCTTAGGCTTTGTAGCACCTACAGAATGGTTCGATCAATTTTCGAAAGATCCTGAACTCGCCATGAAAGAGATGATCAAAAAATTGAAGTATTATGATCATCGATTTGAAGACTATGATTATCTTTTTAAACCCATAAAAATCGATAACATAAGTAGAAATGTCACTCAGCTTTATGGAGATGGTTTTGTTCTCACGGGAAACTCTGCAGAGTTTTTAGATCCTATATTCTCCTCTGGGGTAGCTTTTGCAACAGTTTCGGGATTATTGGCAGCCAAACTTATTGTTAAGGAGCGAAATGGCGAAAAAGTTAATTGGGAAAAGGAATATGTAGGTTACATTAAAAAAGGCGTAGATGTATTTACCAGTTATGTAAAGGAGTGGTACTCAGGGAATCTTCAAAATATCATTTTTCATCACGATCCCAATCCAGAAATCAAAAAACAAATTTGTGCTGTGTTAGCAGGTTATGTTTGGGATACGAGCAATCCCTTTGTGAAAAAACACGATCATATACTTCAAAATTTATCTAAATTAATTGAATTGGAAGAAGCATCTAGTAAAAGTTTATAA